AGGGAATATTAAAAGAATGTTGAGAATTATGAGAGAAttgtgtgaaaaataaataaatggaaagTAAGTTTGAGAGAATTATAGAAATTGTGAGAGATTTGTGTGAAAAAATGATTTGGCGAGgttttataactttttttttttggaccgTTGGAAGCCAACGGTCAAATTTTTGGCCGTTACATTGGCAAAACGCTTCCCTGGGGGAGCGTTTTGTCCTTGTCAACAAAGCGCACCTTCAAGGACGCGGTTTTTGCTAACGTGGACAAAACGCTCCCCCAAGGAAGCGTTTTGCTGACGTGAACACTAAATTGCACTTACGTGGACGCGTTTTCATGAAAAATGGCCTAATCCAGTAAATAACCCAATAAACGGCCTATTTtcgtaattatattttttaaagggTCTTTTTGGATAAAATGACCTTTATATTTAAAGTTTGTGAACtttttttttaacaataaaaaatatatattttattatttaagtgATAATTCGTACTATCAAAGTGTGTTGCGGCCACAACACATCTTATAATTGGATTTCTGCGCAAACAGGACATTGAGATGGACTTGGCGTTTGGCATCTCTTCAAATGTTCCTTTACTCCAACCCTAGAATAGTTTTTTGATAtgccaaaaaatatatattttgactTTTGAAAGTCATCTAATATTTTAAGAGGAATTAgaataaattttcaaaaacattaagaatACAattgtattatattaatttataatatcatattttaaaAGTATAGATTACTTTTAGCTAAAACTTTGCTTGCTTTGTGACagagaatttaaaaataattatcattGGTTTTGATGATATCAGGTTTTTTTGACATAATTTCTATAATTACTTATAATTCTTTTCTAACtcataaatagaaggataatgtgTTTCAGCGCACTCGAACCCATATTCTCTTGCATTAATAACAATACTCATGtcaatcaaattaaaactcaatcgacccatcatcatcaatcttgaaaggaattaatttgataaatttaaatattttgtgAGAAAGATTTGACATTTTAGCGGTTCTaggaaataattatatttttgaaagaaacaattattaatattttgataataatttttatttctaaaGAAAATTGTCCATTAAACAGAAAAGTGATTCCACGaaaaagaataattaaaatttcGATTTAAGAGATTTAATGATTAAAACTTCAATTTAAGAGATTtagtttgatttatatataaaaaGAGAGGTAGCCCTCTATATAAGATTTCATTATTAATTTTGATAGGATTTTACTCTCAATTCTATAAgtatgtaagtgaattttataaaaaataatagatttctaagttttaaaaataataaattacttTTTGAATGCCCAAAACAGCTAATTATGCGCAATAATTCAATTATGAATCTATTCAACTTGTTTGCGAAACAGGAAAACAAAACTCTCTAATATTTGaccaatataaaatttcaattatctttaaatataattttaatgtcAAAATTGAATAAAGTAATGGAAATTGAAGTTGTAAGTAAGTTGAGGTTAACCTAAAAAAAGCCACGTCATTGGATAtattaattgaaaattgaaaGTATCCTAACGTGCCCGATTGTCTCAAGTAGAATGCAAAATAACATAAATGTGGCAGAAAAGTGAAGATACAGAAAACAATTTATAAAAATCATGCTTCTTGTTTCTTTTCCACATTTAATTTATTCTCCGACTCAAACAACCATATGGAGATTACAAAGGTGTTACCCGACGACTGCATATCTCTCATCATATCCTTAACTTCGCCTCGAGACGCCTGTCGAATGGCCCTTCTTTCTCATGCTTTCAACTCAATTGCAGACTCCAATGCTGTATGGCAGATGTTTCTGCCCCTTGATTATATtcatatcatttctaattcatcGTCGCCTCCGTCGTTGCTCTCATTGCCCAAGAAGGACCTTTATATCAGTCTATGTTATCATCCCATTCTTACTCATAATGGGGATATGGTAAGTCCTACTCAACTTATTTTCCATTTCTCTGCTACCAACTTATACttctataattttttttggtACATAAGAAGAAGCAACAGGAaacttgaattatttttatttaatacttaaaaTTATCTATAATATTTTTTGGATTCAATcatcatataaaaaaataaacatactTTTAACAAGCTCGAACCTGCATTCCCTATAACTAATTTCCTATAACTAATGACAGTATCATATTAAACGTGTTAAAATTCCCTCACTATAAATTATTGTTGATTGAAGGAGTGTCCAAATAAAACTAACATACGTATCCAAATCAAAGTTGTCTACACTTAACAGTCACATAATTAATTTCTATTGGAGATGACGTGGATCGCAATTAGGGatgaaaaagtaaataaaatccgGTTGTTTTTATCTGGGCATTCCATTTTcatgaatttaaattttagtaaaacatatatacaatttaattagGACCTCGTTCTTTTGCTCCATGTGCCCCTTGTCTGAATCATTGATAATGTTGCCCATTTTCCTTTTCCCGTGTATCTTGAAATAGAAGTTTCAACTAGAGAAGGAGAATGGAAAGAAGTGGTATATGGTAGGGGCAAAAGCACTTTCAATTCAATGGGTTGATACACCTCGCCACTGGACTTGGATATCACTACCAGACTCTAGGTTTGTTCTTCACgcttttcctttatttttaacatgtgaaatgaaagagatcaatacatttctttattttttttatattaaaataaatatataaattttacattGGGAGGATGGGTTTATGTACATAGAGTTCAAATTCTAGGCATGATGTAAATGGACTCTATACTCATACAAAACAATAGCTTATTGCCGCCATACTCTTTATTTCTTTCCAAGCTTCTAATCACTCGGTACAAAATTGCATTTGTCTTGATACGGAATTTTTATTAGAAGTACAACTTAACTTTTTTAATAGGGTTACTTTACCAATTCTTTAAATAAATAGGACAAAAGTTGATCTAATTTCTGTTACAAGAGCTTTTTATGTTACTTTTACGACAAATCAATTGAAAGtgtgtattattttattatcttattgTAAGATGCATATGATGACAGGTTTTGTAGGGTTGCTAAGCTTAAGAATGTGGGGAGGCTGGAAATAAAGGGAAAGGTTAAGCTGAGCACCCTATCTTCCAACACAAACTATGCAGCATACTTTGTGTTTAAGCTTGTGAGAGACAGATATGGTTTCAGGCATACACCTGTGGAGTTGGATGTCAGCATTGAGGGAACAGCGGCAGGAGAAGTGCATAGTGTAATCCTAGACCCACCACGAAATATGCCACAGCAAGCTAAAGAGAGGGCAGATGGGTGGTTGGAGATTGAAATGGGGGAGTTCTTCAATGGATTTGAAGATGATAAGACTGTGGAATTTAGTCTACGGGAAGACCATGATGATCAACCAAAACGAGGCCTTATTGTCCAAGGAATTGAGCTTAGACCTAAACATAATAGGTAGCTTGCATTGCTTTGTAATTTAGGTTGGCTTCTCATTCATTATGTATGTCATATTGTCATCTATATagttttattatcaaattaagtTTGCCTTACATCAAATATGAATAatactttgaaaaaaaaaagaaaagtcaAAACTATAAATAATGAGAGGATAATTCAAGTTCTTTGGGTAGTAGACAAGGAGCTAATCTTCACAAATTGCATTTTTGCTCATGAATATCCCTTTAAACAGTGTGTTGAAATTGGTCCACGGAAACCTCATGTAACTTAAATTTTATTTGttgataaaaatattagaaagGAGTTGCTATGTGTACAAGACTTTGAATCCAATTTATTTGGTAAATGTGAAAATtaagatatttttaaaatattaaataaaaagtaGAAATTCTATCATACGCATATACATAAATGAGAAGGGATCGTATAAAACTGTGATTCCACATCATCCTTATCCCTTTTCAATGGAAGTATGACTAATCAAATTTTTCTTTCTAATTTTCAGCTTTTTCcacttgaaaaaaattcaaatccaactaaaaatgctaaaGATCAGGAGGAAAAAGTTGATTTGTCATTCTCCCATTGAAAGGGATAAGGATGACGTGGAATCACAGTTTCATACAATCTATTCTCATACATAAACTATATCATTAGTCACTAAACTATGGGTAAATCACTCGGTTATTAAAATCAATGTTATATGATTTTCTCTATATACACTATCTGCACCACTTGAAAGCTCTTTTTCTCCTTTTTTACAATTCATTTCCTTTCATTAAATAACTTTGGATGTCATGAATTTTTTAACCAAAATTCAAACAACTATTTTATTTGATATTCGATATTGACTATAATATCAACTTGGATCTAAggtaggggcgaagccagaaaatttttttagggggggcggatgaaattttaattttttatagtttatatttttacaatttataaaggattaaattgaatttttataattttagggagggccaaagtgcaattttacctttactaatttaaaatttttaaaaaaatttaagggcctaaaataaaattttccattttaggggggtccagggcccatgccagccccctggCTACACCCCTGATCTAAGGTATATTTTTCTACTTATCAATGGATACTGATCCAACTTACCAATCATCGAATCGTCACTTGGAGTTTATTGGcagaactttaaaaaaaaaacttaacagccCAGTGACATAAATAAAACTTCTGAATAgttcagtgacttaaatgaaaacttttaaataattcaataactaacttgtaattaaatgaaaaaacaaaaatttaatctaatttactttcttttaaaaaaaacagCTTTTAAGTTCCTAAAGTTCATGATGGAAGGAAATCCCCCGTCACTAACCAATTAAAATAATGCCACGTCCTCTTTTAACAAATTTGGAAAGCAGTTTACTTTATATAGtgcttgtaacatcctgaaatagggcctagtcggaacagtggtttcgggaccacaaatccgacattgaaatatttattttatgat
The Gossypium arboreum isolate Shixiya-1 chromosome 10, ASM2569848v2, whole genome shotgun sequence genome window above contains:
- the LOC108452659 gene encoding putative F-box protein PP2-B12, which produces MLINSTQLCQNTRTNHIKHIVSSSLNSLPDDCISLIISLTSPRDACRMALLSHAFNSIADSNAVWQMFLPLDYIHIISNSSSPPSLLSLPKKDLYISLCYHPILTHNGDMKFQLEKENGKKWYMVGAKALSIQWVDTPRHWTWISLPDSRFCRVAKLKNVGRLEIKGKVKLSTLSSNTNYAAYFVFKLVRDRYGFRHTPVELDVSIEGTAAGEVHSVILDPPRNMPQQAKERADGWLEIEMGEFFNGFEDDKTVEFSLREDHDDQPKRGLIVQGIELRPKHNR